A stretch of Blattabacterium cuenoti DNA encodes these proteins:
- a CDS encoding DHH family phosphoesterase, producing MLFSDINGIKKRKIVLLPHNNPDGDALGSSLALLFYFRKLKHDVDLISPTEYSESFQWLPGSKDILVLSEKTQSLVKNKIINSDYIFFVDFNNLSRIKDIKNFLSHSKAKKILIDHHPFPFFFDFMFSDPSVSATSVLVFRFISDMNNLSKIDIKIATCLYVGLITDTGFFRFPSVTSETHFIAGKLIEKGIDINHIHDHLQEKYNENRLKLLSKALKKLKVIKKYRTVYTSINASDINFYSYKQGDTEGIITYGLGIKNIILSVFFFEEKEKYPIKISFRSKGNFDVNLFARKHFRGGGHKNASGGILEKSLSETIQYFLNIIPFYL from the coding sequence ATGTTGTTTTCTGATATTAACGGAATAAAAAAAAGAAAAATCGTATTATTACCACATAATAATCCAGATGGGGATGCATTAGGATCTTCTTTGGCTCTTTTATTTTATTTTAGAAAACTAAAACATGATGTTGATTTAATATCTCCAACAGAATATTCTGAATCATTTCAATGGCTACCAGGATCAAAAGATATTCTTGTTTTATCGGAAAAAACTCAGTCTTTAGTGAAAAATAAAATTATAAATTCTGATTATATTTTTTTTGTAGATTTTAATAATTTATCAAGAATAAAAGATATAAAAAATTTTTTGTCACATTCAAAAGCAAAAAAAATACTAATAGATCATCATCCTTTTCCATTTTTTTTTGATTTTATGTTTTCAGATCCATCAGTATCAGCTACAAGTGTTTTGGTATTCAGGTTCATATCTGATATGAATAATTTATCTAAAATAGATATAAAAATAGCAACATGTTTATATGTTGGATTAATAACTGATACAGGTTTTTTTCGTTTTCCTTCTGTTACTTCTGAAACTCATTTTATTGCTGGAAAGTTAATAGAAAAAGGAATTGACATAAATCATATCCATGATCATTTACAAGAAAAATATAATGAAAATAGATTAAAACTTTTATCTAAAGCATTGAAAAAATTAAAAGTAATAAAAAAATATCGTACAGTTTATACAAGTATTAATGCTTCGGATATAAATTTTTATTCCTATAAACAGGGAGATACAGAAGGAATTATTACCTATGGATTAGGTATTAAAAATATTATTCTTTCTGTTTTCTTTTTTGAAGAAAAAGAAAAATATCCAATTAAAATTTCTTTTCGTTCAAAAGGAAATTTTGATGTCAACTTATTTGCAAGAAAACATTTTAGAGGTGGTGGACACAAAAATGCATCAGGTGGAATATTAGAAAAAAGTTTGTCTGAAACTATTCAGTATTTTTTAAATATTATTCCTTTTTATTTATAA
- a CDS encoding CCA tRNA nucleotidyltransferase has translation MNLSSALHKKIFEIVSLSSKKIKQESYVIGGYVRDFLIGNMEESKDLDILTIGDGIKLAKEVLNYIRTSSPKKIKIFKRFGTAMLVYDNQKIEFVGSRKESYHFYSRKPIIESGSLQDDQNRRDFTINTLAISLNRENYGELIDPFGGLLDLKKKILRTPLNSDITYSDDPLRMMRAIRFSTKLRFFIEEKSFKSIQKNKNRINIVSTERIIEEFNKILLDKKPSLGLLLLYKSGLLSIILPELTCLIGIEEKNGYKHKDNFYHTLEVVDNISKETKNSLWLRWAALLHDIGKPLTKKFYPKIGWSFHAHEFVGSKMVTNIFQRLKLPKGVIMKYVKKMIRHSYRPVALIGNDISNSAIRRLLFDIGKDLEDLMKLCIADITTHDMDKKNEYKKNIYLLMERMKKLEEIDCIQNWKSPISGNDIMKAFHIDPCKKIGIIKKFIKDSILEGKISNEFSSAYFIMLKKGEELGLKKK, from the coding sequence ATGAATTTATCATCTGCTCTTCATAAAAAAATATTTGAAATTGTTAGTTTATCTTCTAAAAAAATAAAACAGGAAAGTTATGTAATAGGAGGTTACGTCAGGGATTTTTTGATAGGAAACATGGAGGAATCAAAAGATTTAGATATTTTAACTATAGGAGACGGTATAAAATTAGCTAAGGAAGTTTTAAACTATATAAGGACATCTTCTCCCAAAAAAATAAAAATATTTAAACGTTTTGGAACTGCTATGTTAGTCTATGATAACCAAAAAATAGAATTTGTTGGATCAAGAAAAGAATCTTATCATTTTTATAGTAGAAAGCCTATCATAGAATCAGGATCATTACAAGATGATCAAAATAGAAGAGATTTTACAATTAATACTTTAGCTATTAGTTTGAATCGTGAAAATTATGGAGAATTAATAGATCCATTTGGAGGATTATTAGATTTGAAAAAAAAAATATTAAGGACTCCATTAAATTCAGATATAACTTATTCTGATGATCCATTACGAATGATGAGAGCCATACGATTTTCTACTAAACTTAGATTTTTCATTGAAGAAAAATCATTCAAGTCTATTCAAAAAAATAAAAATAGAATAAATATTGTTTCTACGGAAAGAATTATAGAAGAATTCAATAAAATTTTATTGGATAAAAAACCATCTTTAGGATTATTGTTATTATATAAATCCGGATTATTATCAATCATATTACCGGAACTAACTTGTTTAATAGGAATTGAAGAGAAAAATGGATATAAACATAAAGATAATTTTTATCATACTTTAGAAGTAGTCGATAATATCAGTAAAGAAACAAAAAATTCTCTTTGGTTAAGATGGGCCGCTTTACTTCATGATATAGGAAAACCACTTACTAAGAAATTTTATCCAAAAATTGGATGGTCTTTCCATGCTCATGAATTTGTAGGATCTAAAATGGTTACAAATATTTTTCAACGTTTAAAACTCCCAAAAGGAGTTATTATGAAATATGTAAAAAAAATGATTAGACATAGTTATAGACCTGTTGCTTTAATAGGAAATGATATTAGTAATTCTGCGATCCGTAGATTATTATTTGATATAGGAAAAGATTTAGAAGATTTAATGAAATTGTGTATTGCAGATATTACTACTCATGACATGGATAAAAAAAATGAGTATAAAAAAAACATTTATCTTCTTATGGAAAGAATGAAGAAATTAGAAGAAATAGATTGTATTCAGAATTGGAAATCCCCTATATCAGGGAATGATATCATGAAGGCTTTTCATATAGATCCATGTAAAAAAATAGGAATTATAAAAAAGTTTATTAAAGATTCTATTTTGGAAGGAAAAATTTCCAATGAATTTAGTTCTGCTTATTTTATTATGTTAAAAAAAGGAGAAGAATTAGGATTGAAAAAAAAATAA
- a CDS encoding L-threonylcarbamoyladenylate synthase, whose product MSFDEEIEKSVDILKKGKNLLYPTDTVWGIGCEAFNIHAINKIYRIKNRNCSKSMIILVESIDRLHQLVEYVSDFTIKILIDNFEKNKKPITIVYDHIRQIASSILNKENTLAIRLTNDSFCSCLIQNLDKPIISTSANLSGFSSPQYFSEISPSILSQVDYAVNLRRKEKAHYRNSSIIKIVSNKVKILRM is encoded by the coding sequence ATGTCTTTTGACGAAGAAATAGAAAAAAGTGTAGATATATTAAAAAAAGGAAAAAACTTATTATATCCTACCGATACAGTATGGGGAATAGGCTGTGAGGCTTTTAATATACATGCAATCAATAAAATATATCGAATTAAGAATAGAAATTGTTCTAAGTCTATGATTATTTTAGTAGAAAGTATAGATCGTTTGCATCAATTAGTCGAATATGTTTCTGATTTTACCATAAAGATTCTTATTGATAATTTTGAAAAAAATAAAAAACCTATTACTATAGTGTACGATCATATTCGTCAAATAGCATCTAGTATATTGAACAAAGAGAATACTTTAGCTATTCGTTTAACGAATGATTCATTTTGCTCTTGTTTGATCCAAAATTTAGATAAACCTATTATTTCTACTTCTGCTAATTTATCAGGATTTTCCTCTCCTCAATATTTTTCTGAAATAAGTCCTTCTATTTTAAGTCAAGTAGACTATGCTGTAAATTTACGAAGAAAAGAAAAAGCTCATTATAGAAACTCTTCTATTATAAAAATAGTTTCAAATAAGGTAAAAATATTACGCATGTAG
- a CDS encoding 2,3,4,5-tetrahydropyridine-2,6-dicarboxylate N-succinyltransferase: MKVNVLKLEIDKIWDKKNTWIKKSDTIIKVVDHLENGYIRVSDCLNGKWVVNEWIKRAIIMFFFIKKMNTIELGPLEFYDKIPIKNKFREKGIRVVPHAIARYGAYISSGVVLMPSYVNIGAFIGKGTMIDTWATVGSCAQIGDRVHISGGVGIGGVLEPIQATPVIIENDVFIGSRCILVEGILIEKGSVLGANVVLTASTKIFDVTHDKSIEMKGIIPKYSVVIPGSYPKKFPSGTYYVPCAIIIGKRKESTDKKTSLNDALRTHNLVI; encoded by the coding sequence ATGAAAGTAAATGTACTGAAATTAGAAATTGATAAAATTTGGGATAAAAAAAATACGTGGATAAAAAAAAGTGATACAATTATTAAAGTTGTTGATCATTTAGAAAATGGATATATTAGAGTATCTGATTGTTTAAATGGAAAGTGGGTGGTAAATGAATGGATAAAAAGAGCTATTATTATGTTTTTTTTTATAAAAAAAATGAATACAATAGAATTAGGACCATTAGAATTCTATGATAAAATACCTATAAAAAATAAATTCAGAGAAAAGGGAATTCGTGTAGTTCCTCATGCTATAGCACGTTATGGGGCTTATATATCATCTGGGGTTGTTCTTATGCCTTCTTACGTAAATATAGGTGCATTCATAGGAAAAGGGACTATGATAGATACTTGGGCCACTGTTGGTAGTTGTGCTCAAATAGGGGATCGTGTACATATTAGCGGTGGAGTTGGAATAGGTGGAGTTCTTGAACCTATACAAGCTACCCCAGTTATTATTGAAAATGATGTTTTTATTGGATCTAGATGTATTTTAGTTGAAGGGATTCTTATAGAAAAAGGATCTGTGTTAGGAGCAAATGTTGTTTTAACCGCTTCTACTAAAATTTTTGATGTTACTCATGATAAATCCATCGAGATGAAAGGGATTATTCCTAAATATTCTGTAGTAATACCGGGGTCTTATCCAAAAAAATTTCCATCAGGAACATATTATGTTCCATGTGCTATAATCATAGGAAAAAGAAAAGAAAGTACAGATAAAAAAACATCTTTAAATGATGCTTTAAGAACGCATAATTTAGTAATTTAG
- the ruvX gene encoding Holliday junction resolvase RuvX — translation MRKILGIDYGKIITGLSITDEKQIFAFGLKAIPTKKLMNFLESFFYQEQIDIIVIGLPIKLNNQKISFIETDIQKFINEFHIKYPKMIIERLDERFTSKIASHTMKELGLKKKRNKKILNKISATIILQSYLKRKENIDL, via the coding sequence GTGAGAAAGATATTAGGAATAGATTATGGAAAAATAATAACAGGTTTATCTATAACAGATGAAAAACAAATATTTGCATTTGGATTAAAAGCTATTCCAACTAAAAAATTGATGAATTTTTTAGAATCATTCTTCTATCAGGAACAGATAGATATAATAGTTATTGGGCTCCCAATAAAATTAAATAATCAAAAAATTTCCTTTATAGAAACAGATATTCAAAAATTCATAAATGAATTTCACATAAAATATCCAAAAATGATAATAGAAAGATTAGACGAACGTTTTACATCCAAAATAGCATCTCATACTATGAAAGAATTAGGATTGAAAAAAAAAAGAAATAAAAAAATTTTAAACAAAATTAGCGCCACAATTATATTACAGTCTTATCTTAAAAGAAAAGAAAACATTGATTTATGA
- the def gene encoding peptide deformylase translates to MILPIIIYGNPILRKKCIDIDFLSCKKKINLLIEDMFETIHKEKGIGLAAPQIGKNIRLFIIEPPDFNDGKKGRNYKEVFINAKILKVHGEKSILNEGCLSIPGVMGDVERKSHVSIEYYNHNWKKQKKIFTGICSRIIQHEYDHIEGKLFIDYFSSIKRKMIKKKLISLYEKITYK, encoded by the coding sequence ATGATATTACCTATAATTATTTATGGAAATCCTATTTTAAGAAAAAAATGTATAGATATAGATTTTTTATCTTGTAAAAAAAAAATTAATCTTTTGATAGAAGATATGTTTGAAACAATACATAAAGAAAAAGGAATAGGATTAGCTGCCCCTCAAATAGGAAAAAACATACGACTCTTTATAATTGAACCTCCTGATTTCAATGATGGAAAAAAAGGAAGAAATTATAAAGAAGTTTTTATTAATGCCAAAATATTAAAAGTACATGGAGAAAAATCTATTCTTAACGAAGGGTGTCTTAGCATTCCCGGAGTGATGGGAGATGTAGAAAGAAAATCTCATGTATCGATTGAATATTATAACCATAATTGGAAAAAACAAAAAAAAATATTCACTGGTATATGCTCTAGAATTATTCAACATGAATATGATCATATTGAAGGAAAACTTTTTATAGATTATTTTTCTTCCATAAAAAGAAAAATGATCAAAAAAAAATTGATAAGTTTATACGAAAAAATTACTTATAAATAA
- the rplT gene encoding 50S ribosomal protein L20: protein MPRSTNSVSSRKRRKKILKLAKGFYGSRSKVYTVAKNAVEKSFVYAFSGRKRKKRDFRSIWIQRINAGVRTYGKSYSVFMNKLSNKKIKMNRKILSYLSTSDPNAFKKIVDSVYL from the coding sequence ATGCCAAGATCTACTAATTCCGTTTCTTCTAGAAAAAGAAGAAAAAAAATATTAAAATTAGCAAAAGGTTTTTATGGATCCAGAAGTAAAGTTTATACAGTTGCTAAAAATGCAGTAGAAAAGTCTTTTGTTTATGCTTTTTCAGGAAGAAAAAGAAAAAAAAGAGATTTTAGATCTATTTGGATCCAACGTATTAATGCTGGAGTTAGGACCTATGGAAAATCCTATTCCGTATTTATGAACAAATTATCCAATAAGAAAATTAAAATGAATAGAAAAATTCTTTCATATCTTTCTACAAGTGACCCTAATGCTTTTAAAAAAATAGTAGATTCTGTTTATTTATAA
- the rpmI gene encoding 50S ribosomal protein L35, producing the protein MQKLKTKSGSKKRFKKTSNGYIKRKHAFKNHLLTKKSKRRKRYLSKFTKLHKSDKKNISKQI; encoded by the coding sequence ATGCAAAAATTAAAAACAAAATCTGGATCTAAAAAAAGATTTAAAAAAACATCTAATGGATATATAAAAAGAAAACATGCATTTAAAAATCATCTTTTAACTAAAAAATCGAAAAGAAGAAAGCGTTATCTTTCTAAATTTACTAAACTACATAAATCAGATAAAAAAAATATAAGCAAACAAATATAA
- the infC gene encoding translation initiation factor IF-3, translated as MPQKKERHRINENINSHRVRLVGDYSIENGIYSIQEALLFSKKRELDLVEINPKLDPPVCKILDYKKFLYEQKKRKKQFKAKQVKVNTKEIRFGPQIGDHDGKVKIKSAERFLMRGDKVKVFVFFKGRSIVYKDQGKIKLLKFAEEIEEYGKVEQMPVMEGKRMYMILAPKKF; from the coding sequence TTGCCCCAGAAAAAAGAAAGACATCGTATTAATGAGAATATTAATTCTCATAGAGTTCGTTTAGTTGGGGATTATTCTATTGAAAATGGAATATATTCTATACAAGAAGCTCTTTTATTCTCTAAAAAAAGAGAATTAGATTTGGTAGAAATAAATCCTAAACTGGATCCTCCAGTATGTAAAATATTGGATTATAAAAAATTTTTGTATGAACAAAAAAAAAGAAAAAAACAATTTAAAGCAAAACAAGTTAAAGTAAATACTAAAGAAATAAGATTTGGGCCACAAATAGGAGATCATGATGGAAAAGTAAAGATAAAAAGTGCTGAAAGGTTTTTAATGCGTGGAGATAAAGTAAAAGTATTTGTTTTTTTTAAAGGTCGTTCTATCGTATACAAAGATCAAGGAAAAATAAAATTATTAAAATTTGCAGAAGAAATTGAAGAATATGGAAAAGTGGAACAAATGCCTGTTATGGAAGGAAAGAGGATGTATATGATTTTAGCCCCGAAAAAATTTTAA
- the thrS gene encoding threonine--tRNA ligase has product MFLKDQSVDHRKIGKKLKLFIFSDKVGTGLPLWLPRGAIFRKNLENFLTNIQEKSGYEMVVTPHIGSKTLYVQSGHWSKYGKDNFKSISTPRKGEEFMLKSMNCPHHCEVYRSQEWSYRDLPKRFAEFGTVYRYEQSGELHGLTRVRCFTQDDAHIFCTKDQLLEEFKKVIDLVFYVFRSLGFMKYTIRISLRDPKKDYIGSEKNWEQAEKAILKVVEKEKIKASINYGEAAFYGPKLDFLIKDSLERNWQLGTIQIDYNLPERFDLYYKGKNNEKCRPVMIHRAPFGSLERLIAIMIEHTKGDFPLWLAPNQAVILPISEKYIVYAKKILNLMQNCDIRVFIDERNEKINKKIRDSENNKIPFMIILGKKEENNEMISLRRHGVGNIGTFTISKGIEIIFQEKEIKIKLKS; this is encoded by the coding sequence ATGTTTTTAAAAGATCAATCAGTCGATCATAGAAAGATTGGTAAAAAATTAAAATTGTTTATTTTTTCTGATAAAGTAGGCACTGGTCTGCCTTTATGGTTACCAAGAGGGGCTATTTTTAGAAAAAATTTAGAAAATTTTTTAACTAATATTCAGGAAAAATCAGGATATGAAATGGTAGTAACTCCACATATTGGAAGTAAAACCTTATATGTTCAGAGTGGTCACTGGAGTAAATATGGAAAAGATAATTTTAAATCTATTTCTACTCCTCGTAAAGGAGAAGAATTTATGTTAAAATCTATGAATTGTCCTCATCATTGTGAAGTTTATCGTTCTCAAGAATGGTCTTATCGTGATTTACCTAAACGTTTTGCAGAGTTTGGAACAGTTTATCGATATGAACAAAGTGGAGAACTTCATGGATTAACTAGAGTAAGATGTTTTACTCAAGATGATGCTCATATTTTTTGTACAAAAGATCAGTTATTAGAAGAATTTAAAAAAGTAATTGATTTAGTTTTTTATGTATTTCGTAGCTTAGGTTTCATGAAATATACGATTAGGATATCTCTTAGAGATCCAAAAAAAGATTATATAGGATCAGAAAAAAATTGGGAACAAGCAGAAAAAGCTATATTGAAAGTGGTAGAAAAAGAAAAAATAAAGGCGTCTATTAATTATGGAGAAGCTGCTTTTTATGGGCCTAAATTGGATTTTCTTATTAAAGATTCCTTAGAAAGAAATTGGCAACTTGGAACAATTCAAATTGATTATAATTTACCTGAAAGATTTGATTTATATTATAAAGGAAAAAATAATGAAAAATGTCGTCCAGTTATGATACATAGAGCTCCTTTTGGTTCATTGGAACGTTTAATAGCTATTATGATCGAACATACGAAAGGAGATTTTCCATTATGGTTAGCTCCTAATCAAGCAGTTATACTTCCTATAAGTGAAAAATATATAGTTTATGCAAAAAAAATTTTAAATTTAATGCAAAACTGTGATATTCGTGTATTTATTGATGAAAGAAATGAAAAAATTAATAAAAAAATTCGAGATTCTGAAAATAATAAAATTCCTTTCATGATTATTTTAGGAAAAAAAGAGGAAAATAATGAAATGATTTCATTACGACGTCATGGGGTTGGAAATATAGGAACATTTACTATTTCTAAAGGAATAGAAATTATTTTTCAGGAAAAAGAAATTAAAATAAAACTAAAATCATAA
- a CDS encoding MIP/aquaporin family protein yields MTKIYAEIIGTMILIFLGNGVVANVVLSKTKGHSSKSAEWIIIALGWALAVFMGIIVSAPYSGAHMNPCVTISFAIIGKFDWEMVPYYIVSQLIGAMLGSLLVWLLYKDHFLATENEQEKLSVFVTVPSIKNFFWNFLSEVLATFFFIFISLYLTKGTILLQGQKHPVGIGSLEALPASLVVLGIILSLGGATGAAINPVRDMGPRIIYSIIILICGKGKNNWDYAFIPVIGPIFGSVLAAMFYLFLSNNL; encoded by the coding sequence ATGACAAAAATATATGCAGAAATCATAGGAACTATGATTTTGATATTTCTAGGAAATGGAGTAGTAGCAAACGTTGTTTTATCAAAAACTAAAGGCCATAGTAGTAAAAGTGCAGAATGGATTATTATTGCTTTGGGATGGGCTTTAGCTGTTTTTATGGGAATAATAGTATCCGCTCCTTATAGTGGAGCCCATATGAATCCATGTGTAACAATAAGTTTTGCTATAATTGGAAAATTTGATTGGGAAATGGTTCCTTATTATATTGTTTCACAATTAATTGGGGCTATGTTAGGATCTTTATTGGTATGGTTATTATATAAAGATCATTTTTTAGCAACCGAAAACGAACAAGAAAAACTATCTGTTTTTGTTACTGTTCCTTCTATTAAAAATTTTTTTTGGAATTTTTTAAGTGAAGTATTGGCTACTTTTTTTTTCATATTTATTTCTTTATATCTTACAAAAGGAACTATTTTGTTACAAGGACAAAAACATCCTGTAGGGATAGGTTCTTTAGAAGCATTACCTGCTTCTTTAGTTGTTTTAGGAATTATTTTATCTTTAGGGGGAGCTACTGGAGCTGCTATAAATCCTGTACGTGATATGGGTCCAAGAATTATTTATTCTATTATTATTTTAATTTGTGGAAAAGGAAAAAATAATTGGGATTATGCTTTTATCCCTGTTATAGGTCCTATTTTTGGAAGTGTACTAGCAGCAATGTTCTATTTATTCTTATCAAATAACTTATAA
- the glpK gene encoding glycerol kinase GlpK, which translates to MNMKKYVLSLDQGTTSSRAIIFDIVGNIISVAQREFTQIYPYPGWVEHNAEEIWSTQASVALEAILKANLEGENIISIGITNQRETTVVWDKKTGEPIYNAIVWQDRRTYEYCDQIKKEGLTEMIRKKTGLIIDPYFSATKIKWILDHIPGSRKKAYSGSLAFGTIDSWLIWNLTGKDIHVTDVTNASRTMLFNIHTLSWDKELIDLFGIPITMLPEIKSSSEIFGYTTGHILSHKIPISGIAGDQQAALFGQMCTKIGMVKNTYGTGCFMLMNVGNIPVFSKNNLITTVAWKIRDKVQYALEGSVFIAGAVVQWLRDGLGLLLSSSEAETLASSVENTEGLYMVPAFSGLGAPYWDQKARGTIVGITRGTSSAHFVRAALESIAFQNMDVLKAMEADSGISIKELRVDGGATVNKLLMQFQSDILNVKVVKSKISELTAAGAAYLAGLAVNYWTSLEDIQNKWQLEQVFEPKKMSSRLERIRGWKRAIQTTRSWSSKNNNK; encoded by the coding sequence ATGAATATGAAAAAATATGTGCTATCGTTAGATCAGGGAACTACTAGTTCTAGAGCTATTATATTTGATATAGTAGGAAATATTATTTCCGTAGCTCAAAGAGAATTTACACAAATTTATCCTTACCCTGGATGGGTAGAACATAATGCAGAAGAAATATGGTCTACACAAGCTTCAGTTGCATTGGAAGCTATTTTAAAAGCAAATTTAGAAGGAGAAAATATTATTTCAATAGGAATTACAAATCAAAGAGAAACTACTGTAGTATGGGATAAAAAAACAGGAGAGCCTATTTATAATGCCATAGTTTGGCAAGACCGTCGTACATATGAATATTGTGATCAAATAAAAAAAGAAGGATTAACTGAAATGATTAGAAAAAAAACAGGTCTAATTATTGATCCTTATTTTTCTGCTACAAAAATTAAATGGATATTAGATCATATTCCAGGATCTAGGAAAAAAGCATATTCTGGATCTTTGGCTTTTGGAACTATAGATTCATGGTTAATATGGAATTTGACTGGAAAAGACATTCATGTGACAGATGTGACTAATGCTTCTCGTACTATGCTTTTTAATATTCATACTCTAAGTTGGGATAAAGAGTTAATTGACTTATTTGGAATTCCAATAACAATGCTTCCGGAAATTAAGTCTTCTAGTGAAATTTTTGGTTATACCACAGGTCATATTCTTTCTCATAAAATACCTATATCTGGAATTGCTGGAGATCAACAAGCGGCTCTTTTTGGACAAATGTGCACAAAAATAGGGATGGTAAAAAATACTTATGGAACAGGGTGTTTTATGTTAATGAATGTAGGAAATATTCCTGTTTTTTCTAAAAATAATTTAATAACGACTGTTGCTTGGAAGATTAGAGATAAAGTTCAATATGCATTAGAAGGTAGTGTTTTTATTGCAGGAGCTGTAGTACAGTGGCTTAGGGATGGATTAGGACTACTTTTATCTTCAAGTGAAGCAGAAACATTAGCTTCTTCTGTAGAAAATACGGAAGGTTTATATATGGTTCCAGCTTTTTCAGGATTAGGAGCTCCTTATTGGGATCAAAAAGCTAGAGGGACTATTGTTGGTATTACAAGAGGAACTTCTTCCGCTCATTTTGTAAGAGCAGCTTTAGAAAGTATTGCTTTTCAAAATATGGATGTTTTAAAAGCTATGGAAGCAGATTCTGGAATTTCTATCAAAGAACTTCGTGTAGATGGAGGAGCAACGGTTAATAAGTTATTAATGCAATTTCAATCTGATATTCTAAATGTAAAAGTTGTTAAATCTAAAATATCTGAACTTACAGCAGCTGGAGCAGCTTATTTAGCTGGATTAGCCGTTAATTATTGGACTAGTCTTGAAGATATTCAAAATAAGTGGCAATTAGAACAAGTATTTGAACCAAAAAAAATGTCTAGTCGTTTAGAAAGAATTAGAGGTTGGAAAAGAGCAATACAAACAACTCGTTCATGGTCATCAAAAAATAATAATAAATAA